The DNA sequence CATGGGTGGCTACCATCCCTGCCCCGATGGCGAAGACGGCTACTGCCCAGGATAAGTACAGCGATAAAATTCATAAATACAATTCATTTTTTGATAACAGCATCCAATCAATATTGTCTATTCCACTTCTTTATAAAAAACATAAGCCCTCTTATCTATGTAAAATAAACCATATTTGCACATACACCAAAAAATTCTGTTACCACCGAGGCAGACTTATCCCTCTCCCTCATAGCATCTGCTCCAATTAAGGCATTAAACGACTTTGATTAAATTAAGGTGAACCTATCTGTTTCTTTTCATCAAGACAATGTACTACATTTACCTATGTAAACACAGTCAGATATGTTTACGCTACAAAATAATAACAAGAACGTCTTTGCTAATGAATAGAAAGATGACAGCAAAATCATCGTTTTATAATAGGAAAAATCATTTTTGAAAGAGTAGGCTATTTAAAAATTATCGTTGGTACCTTCGGTAATCTATTCTATATGTTCTGCCCATTTTTTATACGAATAATTGTGTCTTTCATTTCGCCTGTTTCGTCTATGCCACATGCCTTCTTTGTCTTTTTATCCCGTTGTTTAAAACGAGCATCTGAAAATACAGATTATTAAAATAAAAGGGTGTATAATTATATATAATGAATATAGATAAATATCTTATAGAGGTGAACAACCCTTGAGAATCCATCAGCATGTAAATCCGTTGAATAAGAAATATCAGGTTATTCCTCCGATACCTTCATGGTCTGAGGTATACGCGGAATCTTTTCTACCTCTCCATCTTGATTTGGGTTCTGCAAGTGGCAAATTTTTACTTCAATTGGCACAAAAAAATAAAGACTGGAATTACTTAGGTCTGGAAATACGACAACCATTAGTAGAGCGAGCCAACCGCTGGAAAGATGATGTAGGGCTTACCAATCTTTACTTCTTTTTCGGTCATGCACATATTGTTTTGCAACCTCTTCTTGAAAGTTTACCTATTGGTGTTTTGCACATGGTTAGCATTAACTTTCCCGACCCATGGTTCAAAAGACGCCATCATAAGCGGAGATTGGTTACCCCAGAATTAGTAGAAATGTTAGCATCCTATTTACAGCCTCACGGGAAGGTTTTTATCCAAACTGATGTTAAAGAATTAAGTATGAATATATGTGATGTTTTCATTAATAGCCCTCATTTCCAAATTGTAGATGCACAGACACAACAAAATCCGTTCGGCATCCCGACAGAACGAGAATTATCTGTGACACGATTAGGTCGTTATATATATAGAACTATTTTAGAACGAGAATCTGAAAATTCAAAAGAAATCAACCCTCATAATAATTAGGACATAAAATATGAAAACTCAAAGATATTTCCTTCCCTTAATCCTTCTCTTGTTCTTCATTGCTGTTTCCCCTTCTTTTGCTGGTGAGAAAATTAAATATATGTTAACAATTCAAAGAGTCGGCGATGAAGGGATTGTCAATCCTGGTATTGGAACGTTCTATTACGATTCTGGAACTACTGTTTTTATAAATGCTCTTCCAACTTCGAACTGGGCATTTGACCACTGGGAAGGGGATGTTACAGGAACAGATTTAAATATTCAAGTTGTTATGAACAAACCTAAGACAATAACCGCTGTATTTGCTCCCGCACAATGGAGGTTAACCATCGAACATAGTGGCAATGCCACTGGCACAACATTTCCCGGTCCAGGTATCTATGGGTTTCTGGACGGCAGAATTGTAGGGATTAGTTCTGGCACATCCGATGGTGTCTATTTTGGAGGCTGGACTGGCGATGTGATAAGCAACGAAGAATTTATTCAAGTAGTTATGAACTCCGACAAGTATGTAAATGCACGATTTGCCGATACAGGATATACCCTTAATATAAATGTAATAGGTCAGGGCGGAACAACCCCTTGGCATGGGGCACCGCACCGTTACTCTGAAGGATTAACAATATCAGTTCTATCCTATTCAACGGATTCTTCATGGCGTTTTGACCACTGGGAAGGCGATATAGGCGATAACGAACCTAAATATTATATCCTGATGG is a window from the Candidatus Hydrogenedens sp. genome containing:
- the trmB gene encoding tRNA (guanosine(46)-N7)-methyltransferase TrmB; its protein translation is MRIHQHVNPLNKKYQVIPPIPSWSEVYAESFLPLHLDLGSASGKFLLQLAQKNKDWNYLGLEIRQPLVERANRWKDDVGLTNLYFFFGHAHIVLQPLLESLPIGVLHMVSINFPDPWFKRRHHKRRLVTPELVEMLASYLQPHGKVFIQTDVKELSMNICDVFINSPHFQIVDAQTQQNPFGIPTERELSVTRLGRYIYRTILERESENSKEINPHNN